The following are from one region of the Rhodopirellula sp. P2 genome:
- a CDS encoding efflux RND transporter permease subunit has protein sequence MLNSIIRFALKQRLLVIAVALFLVGFGTWQAMQAPIDVFPDLNRPRVVIMTEAPGLAPEEVETLVTFPIETAVNGANGVQAVRSASGVGISVIYVEFDWNTDIYNDRQIVAERLQLVQERMPEGVKPTLAPISSIMGQILMLGMWSNDGATEPLELRTLGDWVVRQRLLTIPGVSQVFTMGGGRKQFQVLVDPDAMLRFGVALHEVKQAVQNSNENATGGYLDEQGPNELLVRGLGRVQSIEDLQKVVVTMKEGRPIALGQIARVVEGPQVKRGDSSAWVRDEDGQYSGGPAVILTINKQPGADTRRVTEDVMAAIEELRPSLPGDLRIEPLYTQKSFIDRAIENVVEALRDGGILVVIILFLFLMNVRTTFITLTAIPLSLVMTAIVFAIFGLSINTMTLGGLAVAIGELVDDAIVDVENIYRRLKENRASDNPKHPLLVVFRASIEIRNSIVFGTMIVILVFLPLFALSGMEGRLFAPLGVAYIVSILSSLLVSLTVTPVLSYWLLGSQKLKGHEKDGFVLRGIKWIGDKVIRFSLTVPRFNLAVTAVLVALAGMFLMSLERDFLPPFNEGAVQLNVVLPPGTSLATSNDISGRVETRLREIDDIKGFIRRTGRAELDEHAEGVNMSEMILELDPESPRSREEQLDEIREAMADIPGIVTAVEQPIAHLISHMISGVKAQIGIKIYGDDLDLLRRKAGEMEAAMKAVPGTKDVLVEPQVIIPQLRIELDRDKLLLYGLSAVEVNEFIETALNGQVVSEILIGQRTFDLMLRLDEDYRENMQTLKRLTIDLADGGKLPLESVANIYESGGPNTINREDVRRRIVLQCNVSERGVVDVVQDIQKKVQPIVESLPPGYFVQYSGQFESQQSASRVIGILFAVSLVGVFLVLYTMFRSVNLSLQVMMALPMAFIGSVIALVVTGQTLTVAAMVGFISLAGIASRNGILLLNHYLHLVQHEGEDWTKEMIVRAGLERLAPVLMTALTSGIGLVPLVMAAGEPGKEILYPVATVILGGLISSTLLDFFVHPALFWLIGLKSAERVVSESKTDIPLTEESEDEESHQQFNHSRSRTTETSQPLSEPVT, from the coding sequence ATGCTTAACTCAATCATTCGATTTGCGCTCAAACAACGCTTGCTTGTCATCGCCGTTGCCCTATTCCTGGTGGGATTCGGGACTTGGCAGGCGATGCAGGCTCCAATTGACGTCTTCCCTGACTTGAACCGTCCTCGTGTGGTCATCATGACCGAGGCACCAGGGCTGGCACCGGAAGAAGTCGAAACGCTCGTGACGTTCCCCATTGAAACGGCGGTCAACGGAGCGAATGGCGTACAGGCCGTTCGCAGTGCGTCGGGCGTTGGCATTTCGGTCATCTATGTCGAGTTCGATTGGAACACGGATATCTACAACGACCGTCAAATCGTCGCCGAGCGATTGCAACTCGTTCAAGAACGGATGCCGGAAGGCGTCAAACCAACGCTCGCGCCGATCTCTTCCATCATGGGTCAAATCCTGATGCTGGGAATGTGGAGCAACGACGGTGCAACCGAGCCGCTGGAACTGCGAACACTCGGCGACTGGGTTGTGCGTCAACGATTGCTGACGATCCCTGGTGTGTCGCAAGTGTTCACGATGGGTGGTGGTCGCAAGCAGTTTCAAGTGTTGGTCGATCCTGACGCGATGTTGCGGTTCGGTGTCGCTTTGCACGAAGTCAAGCAAGCGGTGCAAAACAGTAACGAGAACGCAACGGGAGGCTATCTGGACGAACAGGGGCCAAACGAGTTGCTCGTTCGCGGGCTTGGTCGTGTCCAGAGTATCGAAGACCTGCAAAAGGTCGTCGTCACGATGAAGGAAGGCCGACCGATCGCGTTAGGGCAAATCGCTCGTGTCGTCGAAGGCCCGCAAGTCAAACGCGGCGATAGTTCGGCATGGGTACGCGATGAAGACGGGCAGTACAGTGGCGGACCGGCGGTCATTCTTACGATCAACAAGCAACCGGGTGCCGACACGCGGCGAGTGACTGAGGATGTGATGGCGGCCATTGAGGAGTTACGGCCTTCCTTGCCCGGTGATCTCCGCATCGAACCACTCTACACGCAAAAGTCATTCATTGACCGAGCGATTGAGAACGTCGTCGAAGCTTTGCGAGACGGCGGCATCTTGGTTGTCATCATTCTGTTCCTGTTCCTGATGAATGTTCGCACGACATTCATCACACTCACTGCGATTCCGTTGTCGTTAGTGATGACAGCGATCGTTTTCGCGATTTTCGGATTGTCGATCAACACGATGACGCTGGGTGGTTTGGCCGTTGCCATCGGCGAACTGGTCGATGATGCGATCGTGGATGTCGAGAACATCTATCGGCGACTCAAAGAAAACCGGGCGAGCGATAACCCCAAGCATCCATTGCTGGTCGTTTTCCGAGCCAGTATCGAGATTCGTAATTCGATTGTGTTCGGCACGATGATTGTCATCCTCGTGTTCCTGCCACTGTTCGCGCTTTCGGGTATGGAAGGACGTCTGTTCGCTCCACTGGGAGTCGCCTACATCGTTTCGATTCTTTCATCGCTACTTGTGTCGCTGACGGTCACGCCCGTGCTGTCGTATTGGTTGCTCGGTAGCCAAAAGCTTAAGGGACACGAGAAAGACGGTTTCGTCCTGCGAGGCATCAAGTGGATTGGCGACAAAGTCATCCGCTTCAGTTTGACGGTTCCTCGCTTCAATCTAGCCGTCACAGCCGTACTGGTCGCATTGGCCGGGATGTTCCTGATGAGTCTCGAACGCGACTTTCTGCCGCCATTCAATGAAGGAGCCGTGCAACTCAATGTCGTCTTGCCGCCGGGAACTTCACTGGCGACTTCCAACGACATTTCTGGCCGCGTCGAAACTCGATTGCGCGAGATTGACGACATCAAAGGATTCATTCGACGTACTGGACGCGCTGAGTTAGACGAACATGCCGAAGGCGTGAACATGAGCGAGATGATTCTGGAGCTTGATCCTGAGTCGCCTCGTTCCCGCGAAGAACAGCTTGACGAAATCCGCGAAGCCATGGCCGATATCCCCGGCATCGTTACGGCGGTCGAGCAACCCATCGCTCACTTGATCTCGCACATGATCTCAGGTGTGAAGGCTCAAATTGGCATCAAGATTTACGGTGACGATCTTGACCTGCTTAGACGCAAGGCGGGCGAGATGGAAGCGGCGATGAAAGCGGTGCCCGGAACCAAGGATGTGCTGGTCGAACCGCAGGTCATCATTCCGCAACTGCGGATCGAACTCGATCGTGACAAGCTGTTGCTTTACGGGCTCAGTGCCGTCGAAGTCAACGAGTTCATCGAAACGGCTCTCAACGGACAAGTCGTTTCCGAAATCCTGATCGGACAACGCACGTTCGATTTGATGCTGCGTCTCGATGAGGATTACCGCGAGAACATGCAAACGCTCAAGCGGTTGACGATCGACCTCGCTGACGGCGGCAAATTGCCCTTGGAATCGGTCGCAAACATTTACGAATCAGGCGGCCCGAACACAATCAATCGCGAAGACGTTCGTCGCCGGATCGTTTTGCAATGCAACGTCTCCGAGCGTGGCGTGGTCGATGTGGTGCAAGACATACAGAAGAAGGTCCAACCCATCGTCGAGTCGTTGCCGCCGGGATACTTCGTTCAGTACAGCGGTCAGTTTGAAAGCCAGCAATCCGCATCGCGAGTCATCGGCATCCTGTTTGCCGTCTCGTTGGTCGGCGTGTTCTTGGTGCTTTACACGATGTTCCGCAGTGTCAACCTCTCGCTGCAAGTGATGATGGCGCTGCCAATGGCGTTCATCGGTTCGGTGATCGCGTTGGTCGTCACAGGCCAAACGCTGACCGTCGCTGCGATGGTCGGGTTCATTTCACTGGCCGGGATCGCATCGCGAAACGGAATCTTGTTGCTGAACCATTACCTGCACCTCGTCCAGCACGAAGGCGAAGACTGGACAAAAGAAATGATCGTTCGAGCGGGTCTGGAACGACTCGCCCCCGTGCTGATGACGGCTCTGACTTCCGGCATCGGCCTGGTGCCGCTGGTCATGGCGGCCGGTGAGCCGGGCAAAGAAATCCTGTATCCGGTTGCGACCGTGATTCTCGGCGGACTGATTAGCTCAACGCTACTCGACTTCTTTGTCCACCCGGCATTGTTCTGGCTGATTGGACTGAAGTCGGCGGAACGTGTTGTCAGCGAATCGAAAACCGACATTCCTCTGACTGAAGAGTCCGAAGACGAGGAATCTCACCAACAATTCAACCACTCTCGGTCAAGGACGACAGAGACCTCCCAACCCCTTTCCGAGCCCGTGACCTAA
- a CDS encoding RND transporter, whose protein sequence is MKWMTSFKGISLAAIAAMAIGLSGCNKDQVTSDGAADPVAATNVDHSHGGWWCVEHGVPEEECALCDTSLVAKFKEDGDWCDEHDRPESQCFICSPARFDKFASRYEAKTGQKPPQPEE, encoded by the coding sequence ATGAAATGGATGACTAGCTTCAAAGGCATCTCGCTTGCAGCCATCGCCGCCATGGCGATCGGATTGAGTGGATGCAACAAAGACCAAGTCACAAGCGATGGTGCAGCAGATCCCGTCGCTGCAACCAATGTCGATCACAGCCACGGTGGTTGGTGGTGCGTGGAACATGGTGTGCCCGAGGAAGAGTGCGCATTGTGCGACACATCCTTGGTGGCCAAGTTCAAGGAAGACGGTGACTGGTGCGACGAGCACGATCGGCCCGAGTCGCAGTGTTTCATTTGCAGCCCCGCAAGATTCGACAAGTTCGCATCGCGATACGAAGCCAAAACGGGTCAAAAGCCACCGCAACCGGAAGAATAG
- a CDS encoding efflux RND transporter periplasmic adaptor subunit — MPKVPMKWVWLVATLIVVIVGGFTWQRWFPATKAWVDQTAVSFRNSGGESHEGEAAGEVDPHAGHDHAAHAGHDAATSLELSRQAIRNIGLSDETIRPIKLETFRRSITVPAVVVERPGRSRVQVATPMTGVVTHVHAVQGEAVEPGSLLFQIRLTHEDLVNAQTDFVRTLGELDVENREIARLQQVTRSGAVAGKVLLEREYSRDKLNANLGAQRESLRLHGLSDNQVSQIERERRLLRELQIFAPSVDSHGEEELRLTQHVIQASYVKEDQNKHTGPLILQDLAVHKGQSINAGETLCILTDYDELFIEGLAFEQDIKQLRRASQNGWKVDAILEEPGSESRVIEGLEMAYLANQVDAQSRTLNFYVRLPNEVAKDHRADGNRYVEWRYVPGQRMQLRVPVEEMPEQIVVPVEAVASEGAETFVFQQNGSHFDRVPVHVKYRDQYSAVIDNDGSLFPGDVIAMRGAHQMQMALKNKSGGGVDPHAGHNH, encoded by the coding sequence ATGCCCAAAGTGCCCATGAAGTGGGTTTGGTTAGTCGCCACGCTGATCGTTGTGATCGTCGGTGGTTTCACCTGGCAGCGTTGGTTCCCGGCCACGAAGGCGTGGGTCGATCAAACCGCTGTTTCGTTCCGCAACAGCGGCGGCGAATCGCACGAGGGTGAGGCGGCTGGCGAGGTTGATCCTCATGCCGGTCACGATCACGCGGCCCACGCGGGGCATGACGCAGCGACTTCGTTGGAGCTGTCAAGACAAGCGATCCGCAACATTGGATTGTCCGACGAAACGATCCGCCCGATCAAGTTGGAAACCTTCCGCCGCTCCATCACGGTGCCTGCTGTCGTCGTCGAGCGTCCTGGTCGCTCTCGAGTCCAAGTTGCGACGCCGATGACCGGCGTCGTCACGCACGTTCATGCCGTGCAAGGCGAGGCGGTCGAGCCGGGAAGTCTGCTGTTCCAGATTCGCTTGACACACGAAGACCTTGTCAATGCACAGACCGACTTCGTCCGCACACTCGGTGAACTAGATGTCGAGAATCGTGAGATTGCACGTTTACAACAGGTCACACGAAGTGGTGCGGTCGCTGGCAAAGTGCTGCTGGAGCGGGAGTACTCACGAGACAAGCTGAATGCCAACCTGGGCGCACAGCGCGAATCCCTTCGGCTGCACGGCTTGTCGGATAATCAAGTCTCGCAAATCGAACGCGAGCGACGACTGCTTCGTGAGCTACAAATCTTCGCACCGAGCGTCGATAGCCACGGTGAGGAAGAATTGCGGTTAACCCAGCATGTCATTCAAGCGAGTTACGTCAAGGAAGACCAGAACAAACACACTGGCCCGTTGATTCTGCAAGACTTGGCCGTACATAAAGGCCAGTCTATCAATGCGGGAGAAACACTCTGCATCCTAACGGACTACGACGAACTGTTCATCGAAGGACTCGCGTTCGAGCAAGACATCAAGCAACTTCGGAGAGCGTCGCAAAACGGCTGGAAAGTCGATGCGATCTTGGAGGAACCAGGCTCCGAATCTCGTGTGATCGAGGGCTTGGAAATGGCGTACCTCGCCAATCAAGTCGATGCTCAGTCGCGAACCTTGAATTTCTACGTTCGCCTTCCCAACGAAGTCGCCAAAGATCATCGCGCCGACGGAAATCGTTATGTCGAATGGCGTTACGTTCCCGGTCAACGGATGCAGTTGCGAGTACCGGTTGAAGAAATGCCGGAACAAATTGTGGTGCCCGTCGAAGCCGTGGCAAGCGAAGGAGCGGAAACGTTCGTGTTTCAGCAGAACGGCAGCCATTTTGATCGCGTGCCGGTTCATGTGAAGTACCGCGATCAGTATTCCGCCGTGATCGACAACGACGGTTCGCTGTTCCCCGGTGATGTTATCGCCATGCGTGGCGCTCACCAGATGCAAATGGCTCTCAAAAACAAGTCTGGCGGTGGAGTTGATCCACACGCGGGGCATAACCACTAA
- a CDS encoding TolC family protein, which yields MIASQPTSNRTRQSRRRRLRVAMGMTLTLGSAMSFTTGCQSVGNHVATSARNPTMLQSSEANVASTPATAIVAAPVITVAYNDKSDDDKPVATEEDDSDKESAGSLRDIMALDSPEPSLSEVAVEPFSTGNDYYLSEQPAALTLEAIESMALANNPTIAELVATTQKAAGFKCQVGLRANPTVGYNATQLADRGTDQHTVFISQTIITGDKLALNRAVLNEALRAQLMQLEAQKYRIATDIRITFYEALAAQQRVNLIRDFQSVADKGVDIAEQLKEAQEGSQLEIVQAKVQKNEIDLALRQAQIRFDAAWREMAALAGNPDMMPVPLQGTLPDAETNLDWSVVASTMIASSPEVQSAQARINQARANLCRQQAQPIPNLDLQLASGYDNGTDNGMINFQVGAPIPVFNKNQGNISAAHAEYVRASRELQRIENSIKARLAQVSRDYDSSLVAVEQYANDILPNAEDGLKLAELAYKAGETSFVQVLVSRRTYFDTNLQYIVSQQQLAQARARVDGFVLTGALDAVIDNSGDDSLRGLTLSQQ from the coding sequence GTGATCGCATCACAACCGACCAGCAATCGTACTCGTCAATCGCGGCGTCGGCGATTGCGTGTGGCGATGGGCATGACATTGACGCTGGGCTCAGCGATGAGTTTCACGACAGGTTGCCAGAGTGTTGGCAATCACGTTGCGACATCAGCTCGCAATCCCACAATGCTTCAATCGAGCGAAGCGAACGTCGCCTCAACACCGGCGACGGCCATCGTTGCGGCACCTGTGATCACGGTCGCGTACAACGACAAGTCGGATGACGACAAACCCGTTGCAACGGAAGAGGATGATTCCGATAAGGAGTCCGCCGGTTCCTTGCGAGACATTATGGCGCTGGATTCGCCCGAACCGTCGCTCAGCGAAGTCGCCGTTGAACCATTCTCAACCGGCAATGATTACTACCTCAGCGAACAGCCCGCCGCGTTAACGCTCGAAGCGATCGAGTCGATGGCTTTGGCGAACAATCCGACGATTGCCGAACTCGTTGCAACCACGCAAAAGGCCGCTGGTTTCAAATGCCAAGTCGGTCTGCGTGCCAACCCAACGGTCGGCTACAACGCTACCCAACTCGCCGACCGAGGCACCGATCAGCACACGGTGTTCATCTCGCAAACGATCATCACTGGCGATAAATTGGCATTGAATCGCGCTGTGCTCAACGAAGCGTTGCGTGCGCAACTGATGCAGCTCGAAGCCCAAAAATATCGCATCGCGACTGACATTCGCATCACGTTCTACGAAGCCTTGGCGGCACAACAACGAGTGAATTTGATCCGCGACTTCCAATCGGTCGCGGACAAGGGAGTCGATATCGCCGAGCAACTCAAAGAAGCGCAAGAAGGCTCGCAACTGGAAATCGTTCAAGCAAAAGTTCAAAAGAACGAGATTGACTTGGCTCTGCGGCAAGCCCAAATCCGTTTCGACGCAGCATGGCGAGAGATGGCCGCTTTGGCGGGCAACCCTGACATGATGCCCGTGCCGCTCCAAGGCACACTACCCGATGCGGAAACCAATCTGGACTGGTCGGTCGTTGCGTCTACGATGATCGCATCCAGTCCCGAAGTGCAGTCGGCACAGGCGCGAATCAATCAAGCCAGAGCCAATCTTTGCCGCCAACAGGCTCAGCCGATCCCGAACTTGGATTTGCAGCTCGCATCGGGCTATGACAACGGCACGGACAACGGCATGATTAACTTTCAAGTCGGAGCGCCGATCCCGGTATTCAACAAAAACCAAGGCAACATCTCGGCGGCCCACGCCGAGTATGTGCGTGCGTCCCGCGAACTCCAGCGGATCGAAAACTCGATCAAAGCACGCTTGGCCCAAGTTTCGCGCGACTACGATTCTTCATTGGTCGCCGTCGAGCAGTACGCCAACGACATCCTTCCCAACGCGGAAGACGGCTTAAAGCTCGCTGAGCTTGCCTACAAAGCCGGCGAAACGAGCTTCGTTCAAGTCCTGGTGTCCCGCCGAACCTACTTTGACACGAACTTGCAATACATCGTGTCGCAGCAGCAACTGGCTCAAGCCCGCGCACGAGTTGATGGCTTCGTCCTAACCGGTGCTTTGGATGCCGTGATCGACAACAGCGGCGACGATAGCTTGCGAGGATTGACGCTCAGCCAGCAATAG
- a CDS encoding cation transporter, producing the protein MTDCGCQLEAEGDAQRATLRVVLAINAAMFVVEIVSGVLASSTGLIADSLDMLADASVYAISLYAVGRAANIRRNAATASGVLQLALGCGVLIEALRRFIGGGEPIGVAMMAMGCVALIANSFCLWLIAKHKSGDVNFRASYIFSANDVIANIGVIVSGLIVKVSGSQIPDLVIGILIASVVVRGGIRILSMARSSEETS; encoded by the coding sequence ATGACTGACTGTGGATGCCAACTGGAAGCAGAAGGCGACGCACAGCGAGCGACGCTGCGCGTGGTGCTGGCAATCAACGCTGCAATGTTTGTCGTCGAGATTGTCTCTGGCGTGCTTGCCAGTTCGACGGGCCTGATCGCGGACTCGCTCGACATGCTGGCCGACGCGAGCGTTTACGCAATCAGTCTGTACGCCGTCGGTCGCGCCGCCAACATCCGCCGTAATGCAGCGACAGCTAGCGGCGTATTGCAACTGGCGCTCGGCTGCGGTGTATTGATCGAAGCACTTCGCCGTTTCATCGGTGGTGGGGAACCGATCGGCGTTGCGATGATGGCGATGGGCTGCGTTGCTTTAATCGCCAATTCATTTTGCTTGTGGCTGATCGCCAAGCACAAAAGTGGCGACGTCAACTTTCGAGCGTCCTACATCTTCTCAGCAAACGACGTGATCGCCAACATCGGCGTCATCGTCTCAGGTTTGATTGTTAAAGTCTCCGGTTCGCAAATCCCCGACCTTGTCATCGGAATCCTGATCGCAAGCGTCGTTGTCCGAGGTGGTATCCGGATTCTTAGTATGGCTCGTTCCAGTGAGGAAACGAGTTGA
- a CDS encoding thioredoxin family protein, producing the protein MNWSTKLTIALLPIVFTVLQMGCDSRVAVKPLDDPKANGIKPVQLTDANFQTEVIESDIPVLVDMWAPWCRPCIEMKPTLRLVTEQLTGQAKIAELNIDKNPFIKEKYGIDRYPTLLIFRDGEEVGRLFGVKTEYELIDALSPFLSSSIEAEDDNPRNKDD; encoded by the coding sequence ATGAACTGGTCTACCAAGCTCACAATAGCCCTGCTGCCAATCGTGTTTACGGTTCTCCAAATGGGATGCGACTCTCGCGTTGCAGTAAAACCATTGGATGATCCAAAAGCGAATGGCATCAAACCTGTCCAGTTGACCGATGCGAATTTCCAAACGGAAGTGATCGAGTCGGATATTCCGGTATTGGTCGATATGTGGGCACCATGGTGCAGGCCGTGCATCGAAATGAAACCAACGTTGCGATTGGTCACTGAACAACTGACTGGTCAAGCAAAGATCGCGGAACTCAATATCGACAAAAACCCATTCATCAAAGAAAAGTATGGCATCGACCGCTATCCGACGCTGTTGATCTTTCGCGACGGCGAGGAAGTCGGTCGTTTGTTCGGTGTAAAAACTGAATACGAGCTAATAGATGCTCTTTCGCCGTTTCTCAGTTCGTCAATCGAAGCAGAAGACGACAACCCGAGGAACAAGGATGACTGA
- a CDS encoding ABC transporter permease, producing MKLRHLIWKELWQRPTPMLTSLLAVTLGVTALVAIQNITVFSERKIAGDMESLGANVLVLPPSVTLQDYYGADMHGHTMPEEYVTRLALARLPGVENLAPKLCVEADVDTIPVTLTGILPKSEFQAKASWQGLGMLGNAVGSDRGCCATAADIGEADNNPNSLATTRTIAELGDRDVILGRDLASQLGAKTGDTLPLLGEDFTVLTVLPSTGTIDDGRMFAHLHSVQDLSGAGPVVNVIEIMACCEDAAGGLITNLSAELPETRIVTIAQVVQTQVAVNGLMSRLSWVFLSILLLVGGASIASVMYANVTERRKEIGTLMAIGASRNFVTQMFLGKAVILGLAGGAAGFIVGTIVAAVLGPQLLGIHVRPMPILLGVGMATATIVAVLASLLPARRAAGLDPCLVFND from the coding sequence ATGAAACTTCGTCACTTAATATGGAAAGAACTCTGGCAACGGCCGACGCCGATGCTCACCAGTTTGCTGGCCGTCACGCTTGGCGTCACAGCGCTTGTTGCGATTCAGAACATCACCGTGTTTTCAGAACGCAAGATCGCCGGTGACATGGAGTCGCTCGGTGCGAATGTGTTGGTGTTGCCACCCAGCGTCACGCTGCAAGACTATTATGGTGCCGACATGCACGGGCATACGATGCCCGAGGAATACGTCACCCGTCTCGCGCTCGCTCGATTGCCCGGCGTTGAAAACCTTGCTCCCAAGTTGTGCGTGGAAGCAGACGTGGACACGATTCCCGTCACACTGACCGGCATCCTGCCCAAGAGTGAGTTTCAAGCCAAAGCCTCTTGGCAGGGACTCGGTATGTTGGGTAATGCGGTCGGCAGTGATCGCGGTTGTTGTGCGACAGCCGCTGACATCGGCGAAGCCGACAACAATCCTAACTCGTTGGCGACGACACGCACCATCGCCGAACTGGGCGATCGCGATGTGATCCTCGGACGCGATCTCGCCAGTCAACTTGGTGCGAAAACTGGCGATACGTTGCCGCTACTTGGTGAAGATTTCACGGTCCTCACGGTGCTGCCTTCGACCGGCACGATCGACGACGGACGCATGTTCGCTCACTTGCACAGTGTCCAAGACTTGTCGGGTGCAGGGCCAGTGGTAAACGTCATCGAAATCATGGCATGCTGTGAAGACGCCGCTGGCGGTTTGATTACGAACCTGTCGGCCGAACTTCCTGAAACGCGAATCGTCACGATCGCGCAAGTGGTGCAAACGCAGGTCGCCGTCAACGGTTTGATGTCGCGTCTTTCTTGGGTCTTTCTGTCGATCCTGTTGTTGGTCGGTGGAGCGAGCATTGCCAGTGTGATGTATGCCAACGTGACTGAGCGTCGCAAAGAAATTGGAACGCTGATGGCAATCGGAGCCAGTCGCAACTTTGTAACACAGATGTTTCTTGGCAAAGCCGTAATCTTGGGACTCGCCGGTGGCGCAGCGGGCTTCATTGTCGGCACCATCGTCGCCGCAGTACTGGGACCACAGTTACTGGGCATTCACGTACGCCCAATGCCGATACTGCTGGGCGTGGGAATGGCCACGGCAACGATCGTCGCGGTCCTCGCCAGCCTACTGCCCGCCCGCCGAGCCGCTGGTCTCGATCCCTGCCTTGTTTTTAACGATTGA